A single window of Acidimicrobiia bacterium DNA harbors:
- a CDS encoding ABC transporter ATP-binding protein — translation MTTLRDDTPPVGRRVEAEPVITLRAVQKYFPVREGVFQQIVGNVQAVDGVSFDVPRGQTVGLVGESGCGKTTLGRCIAGLTDTTGGGVYFRLPDRDRRFLDEFDGTPAERRTSEQRAQAAAIDAAHRIDRLKGDAWRVYRRNCQFVFQDAFSSLNPRQLVKDIVGRPLRVHREASGADLIGRVVALLESVGLGRQHLYRYPHQFSGGQRQRISIARALALDPEFIVLDEPTSALDVSVQSQILNLLHELQQERGLTYLFITHDLGVVRLMSDKIVVMYLGEVVEQAGADELFASPRHPYTEALLAANPDLLERGEEAEMRGLEGTVPDPARPPHGCRFHTRCPVATPRCGWEVDDAVAWLLDNTTVLNEMSGVERTSDFEATLRFGGDEASAEARSLLDGEAPRPMRSALVELGVHGPELRIRFDPIERVRLDDVGEGHLTSCILHTGCAEGG, via the coding sequence GTGACGACGTTGCGCGACGACACCCCGCCCGTCGGACGCCGGGTCGAAGCCGAGCCGGTGATCACGCTGCGGGCAGTCCAGAAGTACTTCCCCGTGCGCGAGGGGGTCTTCCAGCAGATCGTCGGCAACGTCCAGGCCGTCGACGGCGTCAGCTTCGACGTGCCCCGCGGGCAGACCGTCGGCCTGGTCGGGGAGAGCGGCTGCGGGAAGACCACGCTCGGCCGCTGCATCGCGGGGCTCACCGACACCACGGGAGGGGGCGTGTACTTTCGGCTCCCCGACCGGGATCGCCGCTTCCTCGACGAGTTCGACGGCACCCCAGCCGAGCGCCGCACCTCCGAGCAGCGTGCGCAGGCAGCCGCCATCGACGCAGCCCATCGCATCGACCGGCTGAAAGGCGACGCTTGGCGCGTGTATCGGCGCAACTGCCAGTTCGTGTTCCAAGACGCGTTCAGCTCCCTGAACCCGCGCCAGCTCGTCAAGGACATCGTCGGCAGGCCACTCAGAGTCCACCGCGAAGCATCGGGAGCCGATCTGATCGGCCGGGTCGTCGCGCTGCTCGAGAGCGTCGGGTTGGGCCGGCAACACCTGTACCGGTATCCCCACCAGTTCTCGGGGGGACAGCGCCAGCGGATCTCGATAGCCAGGGCGCTGGCCCTCGACCCGGAGTTCATCGTGCTCGACGAGCCGACGAGCGCGTTGGACGTGTCCGTGCAGTCCCAGATCCTCAATCTCCTCCACGAGCTCCAGCAGGAGCGAGGCCTCACGTACCTCTTCATCACCCACGACCTCGGCGTGGTGCGGCTCATGAGCGACAAGATCGTGGTCATGTACCTCGGTGAGGTCGTCGAGCAAGCGGGCGCCGACGAGTTGTTCGCCTCCCCTCGTCATCCGTACACCGAGGCTCTCCTGGCGGCGAACCCCGACCTCCTCGAACGTGGCGAGGAAGCCGAGATGCGCGGCCTCGAAGGGACCGTTCCCGATCCCGCCAGGCCGCCGCACGGGTGCAGATTCCACACCCGCTGTCCCGTGGCGACGCCGAGGTGCGGTTGGGAGGTCGACGACGCAGTCGCCTGGCTTCTCGACAACACCACCGTGTTGAACGAGATGAGCGGGGTCGAGCGGACATCCGACTTCGAGGCGACGTTGCGATTCGGGGGGGATGAGGCCTCCGCCGAGGCGCGCTCGCTCCTCGACGGCGAGGCACCCCGCCCGATGCGCTCGGCGCTCGTCGAGCTGGGCGTGCACGGCCCGGAGCTTCGAATTCGCTTCGACCCGATCGAACGGGTGCGCCTCGACGACGTCGGGGAGGGCCATCTGACCTCATGCATCCTCCATACGGGATGTGCCGAAGGAGGATGA
- a CDS encoding ABC transporter ATP-binding protein: MTAEATMPAGRTTAPLVASVDGLKVYFQTKAGLVRAVDGVSFDILDGEILGLVGETGCGKSVTARSFLRLIPTPPGVYAGGRIDFWSREAREHVAPPVDLLKISPADLLTIRGNRIAMIFQDPGKALNPAMPIGDQVAEVFYQHRSQELLDVWEGRAPRIMRRAASQRTRTIERLALRFPPLRSQARRLRRRVDELVAGALAETQIPNPRKIMSSYPHELSGGMKQRVMIAQALACNPDLLIADEPTTALDVTIQARIVELIRELQERHQTAVLYITHDLSLVRRVADRIAVMYAGRIAEMGDTDDVFYEPQHPYTRGLLAAVPSFAHKRGELSAIEGTVPELIDPAAACRFNTRCAHATDLCRSVDPALIARPGHRTVACHAYASPEMLGVAADRLPHVDGGPL, translated from the coding sequence ATGACGGCCGAGGCGACGATGCCGGCCGGGCGCACGACGGCGCCGCTCGTCGCTTCGGTCGATGGGCTCAAGGTCTACTTTCAGACGAAAGCCGGCCTCGTTCGTGCCGTCGACGGAGTCTCCTTCGACATCCTCGATGGCGAGATCCTCGGGCTAGTCGGCGAGACGGGCTGTGGGAAGAGCGTCACGGCCCGTTCTTTCCTGCGGCTGATACCCACCCCGCCCGGCGTGTACGCCGGAGGGCGGATCGACTTCTGGAGCCGAGAGGCCCGGGAGCACGTGGCGCCGCCCGTCGACCTCCTCAAGATCTCTCCAGCGGACCTCCTGACGATTCGCGGCAACCGGATCGCGATGATCTTCCAGGATCCCGGCAAGGCCCTCAACCCGGCGATGCCGATCGGCGACCAGGTTGCCGAGGTCTTCTACCAGCATCGCAGCCAGGAGCTGCTCGACGTATGGGAGGGTAGGGCGCCGCGCATCATGCGCAGGGCCGCCTCCCAGCGGACGAGGACGATCGAGCGCCTGGCGCTGCGGTTCCCACCATTGCGCAGTCAGGCGAGACGCCTCAGAAGGCGAGTCGACGAGCTCGTCGCCGGCGCGCTGGCGGAGACGCAGATCCCCAACCCGCGCAAGATCATGTCGAGCTATCCCCACGAGCTGTCGGGCGGGATGAAGCAGCGAGTCATGATCGCCCAGGCGCTGGCGTGCAATCCCGACCTCCTGATCGCAGACGAGCCGACCACCGCGCTCGACGTGACGATCCAGGCACGCATCGTCGAGCTCATCCGCGAGCTCCAGGAGCGTCACCAGACTGCCGTGCTGTACATCACCCACGACCTGTCTCTCGTCCGTCGGGTCGCCGACAGGATCGCAGTCATGTACGCCGGCCGGATCGCCGAGATGGGCGACACCGACGACGTCTTCTACGAGCCTCAGCACCCGTACACGCGAGGGCTCCTCGCTGCGGTCCCCTCTTTCGCCCACAAGCGAGGGGAGCTGTCTGCCATCGAAGGGACCGTCCCCGAGCTGATCGATCCCGCCGCGGCGTGCCGGTTCAACACCCGCTGTGCCCACGCTACGGACCTGTGCCGCAGCGTCGACCCGGCCCTGATCGCCCGACCCGGCCATCGGACCGTTGCCTGCCACGCCTACGCCTCTCCCGAGATGCTCGGCGTGGCGGCCGATCGGCTCCCGCACGTCGACGGAGGCCCGCTGTGA
- a CDS encoding ABC transporter permease codes for MVDTAARRSVLPTSGPLAVRVKRFGEVARDVLSNPTTVVGLVIIVALIGVALLAPLITEPNRPDPYQMPRDWTALNEPPGTPGHLLGTTSTGGDVLYGVLWGARTSLQMSAIVVSITMVVGTIMGSIAGFIGGKVDEVIMRIVDVFLAIPELIFALAIAAVLGPSFANIIFALTVVFWVKYARIIRGQIIHVKQNEYVDAARVIGDSRFNIYRRDVLPNSITPVVVQATLDMGNIVLVGATLSFIGLAEAGLAEWGVLVSEGQAGISAGRWWASTIPGAMVFLWALAFNLFGDGLRDVLDPRTEGR; via the coding sequence ATGGTCGACACAGCCGCTCGCAGATCCGTCCTGCCGACATCGGGTCCCCTGGCTGTTCGCGTCAAGCGATTCGGCGAGGTGGCACGCGACGTCCTCAGCAACCCGACCACGGTCGTCGGCCTCGTGATCATCGTCGCGCTGATCGGCGTTGCGTTGCTGGCACCGCTCATCACGGAGCCGAACCGGCCTGATCCGTATCAGATGCCGCGGGACTGGACGGCGCTCAACGAGCCGCCGGGGACTCCAGGGCATCTGCTCGGTACGACCTCGACCGGCGGGGACGTGCTCTACGGGGTGCTGTGGGGGGCGCGGACCTCGCTGCAGATGTCGGCCATCGTCGTGAGCATCACCATGGTCGTCGGCACGATCATGGGGAGCATCGCCGGTTTCATCGGCGGCAAGGTCGACGAGGTCATCATGCGGATCGTCGACGTCTTCCTCGCCATTCCCGAGCTGATCTTCGCCCTCGCCATCGCGGCGGTGCTCGGACCGTCGTTCGCCAACATCATCTTCGCCCTGACCGTCGTGTTCTGGGTGAAGTACGCCAGGATCATCCGAGGCCAGATCATCCATGTGAAGCAGAACGAGTACGTCGACGCGGCCCGGGTGATCGGTGACTCGAGGTTCAACATCTACCGCAGGGACGTGCTCCCGAACTCGATCACCCCGGTGGTCGTGCAGGCGACGCTCGACATGGGCAACATCGTCCTCGTCGGCGCGACGCTCAGCTTCATCGGGCTGGCGGAGGCGGGCTTGGCGGAGTGGGGAGTGCTCGTGAGCGAAGGCCAAGCTGGGATCTCGGCCGGTCGGTGGTGGGCATCGACGATCCCGGGAGCCATGGTCTTCCTGTGGGCGCTCGCATTCAACCTGTTCGGCGACGGGCTCCGGGACGTCCTCGACCCGCGCACAGAGGGTCGATGA
- a CDS encoding ABC transporter permease, which produces MQIREYVIRRLLILPLILVGTSIIVFALGRVGGNPIAIYLEHEMTAAEVAEIEERYGLDESLPEQYIAWLGGVVRGDLGYSGVSAAPVMEVLPRRLAATLELSVAAAIVAVTMGIALGTFAGARRNRLPDHLTRIFAISGAATPIFWFAIVLLIIFWVRLGWFPVGRSDAAVFASIAHPTGVYTLDALLAGSFTAMRDALWHLTLPAVTLGYGATAIITRMMRSSLAEELNEDYVDAARAKGLPERLVLRRHARRNALIPTVTVIGLGFGFLLQGTVVVEIIFIWPGMGRWMADAVLRGDQATIMAYVLFTSILFLVVNLVVDVLYAYLDRRVILGS; this is translated from the coding sequence GTGCAGATCCGCGAGTACGTCATCCGAAGGTTGCTGATCCTGCCTCTGATCTTGGTGGGCACGTCGATCATCGTCTTCGCCCTCGGCAGGGTTGGAGGCAATCCGATCGCCATCTACCTCGAGCACGAGATGACAGCCGCGGAAGTCGCCGAGATCGAGGAGCGCTACGGGCTCGACGAGTCGCTCCCTGAGCAATACATCGCGTGGCTCGGGGGAGTGGTGCGGGGCGACCTCGGGTACTCGGGTGTTTCGGCGGCTCCGGTTATGGAGGTGCTTCCGCGACGGCTGGCGGCGACGCTGGAGCTGTCGGTGGCCGCAGCGATCGTGGCCGTCACCATGGGAATCGCACTCGGCACGTTCGCCGGTGCGAGGCGTAACCGCCTCCCCGACCATCTCACGCGGATATTCGCCATCAGCGGGGCGGCCACACCGATCTTCTGGTTCGCGATCGTGCTCCTCATCATCTTCTGGGTGCGGCTCGGCTGGTTCCCGGTCGGCCGCTCCGACGCTGCGGTGTTCGCGTCGATCGCACATCCAACCGGCGTCTACACCCTCGATGCGCTCCTGGCCGGCAGCTTCACCGCCATGCGCGACGCCTTGTGGCATCTGACTCTCCCGGCAGTCACACTCGGCTACGGCGCCACCGCCATCATCACGAGGATGATGCGATCCTCGCTCGCCGAGGAGCTCAACGAGGACTACGTCGACGCCGCCAGGGCGAAGGGCCTCCCTGAGAGGCTGGTGCTCCGCCGCCATGCGCGTCGCAACGCTCTGATCCCCACCGTGACCGTGATCGGCCTCGGCTTCGGCTTCCTCCTTCAGGGAACGGTCGTCGTCGAGATCATCTTCATCTGGCCCGGCATGGGGCGGTGGATGGCGGATGCGGTGCTTCGGGGCGATCAGGCGACGATCATGGCGTACGTCCTGTTCACCAGCATCCTGTTCCTCGTGGTCAACCTCGTCGTCGACGTGCTGTACGCGTACCTCGACCGACGTGTGATCCTCGGGAGCTGA
- a CDS encoding ABC transporter substrate-binding protein, which translates to MRFRHDRFGRLKTPTIIAIALSLVLAACSSEEPSSTTEPGQTEDTEPSTDGDVSNAGLYVHAADDEPLSLDPAQVAAGEAGETVILQVYERLVEIGPGGPDLVPGVASEVPTIDNGLISEDGLTYTFPIREGAVFHDGSELTADVVKFSWDRALTMSLPEGNSSVLADIVAETSVDGNNFVVTLAERNAAFLNSVVTAAVASIVSQEAVEANGGVAAGTPNEFFSGNAVGSGAYRLTEWNRGENIQLEVFEDYWGEPAKLDVRIDQVPDSDVRVLGLRAGDYDSIETDPTFITDLEGAEGVTIFTGEWLLEPVHVGLNLDIQEDLLPPEDTIPADFFWDPRVRQAFNLAFDYQAFIEGGLSGLGGTIPHYLPQGMLGYDDSLPRYETDLARAEELFRETGWWDEGFTMTVLVEEGGIFETAGLVLKDSMAALNENFVINVLAVVEVQFDTAHGEVPFPYAAWIKNADPFADPAALFAAYVHPDGEWGEVHVFRNGYSDPDAIAALVEEAAVSTDTDRRVEIYQELTQTLYDDPMWVIPGNERALMAHRSWVENFQMNPLWPRPSLKFALFDK; encoded by the coding sequence ATGCGATTCCGACACGACCGATTCGGTCGCCTCAAGACGCCGACAATCATCGCCATCGCGCTGTCACTGGTTCTGGCGGCATGCTCGAGCGAAGAGCCCTCGAGCACGACCGAGCCGGGTCAAACCGAGGACACTGAGCCGTCGACCGACGGCGATGTCAGCAATGCCGGCCTGTACGTTCATGCTGCCGATGATGAGCCACTCAGCTTGGACCCGGCACAGGTCGCAGCCGGAGAAGCCGGCGAGACGGTGATCCTGCAGGTCTACGAGCGGCTCGTCGAGATCGGGCCGGGAGGTCCTGATCTAGTTCCCGGCGTGGCCTCCGAGGTGCCGACGATCGACAACGGCCTGATCTCGGAGGACGGCCTGACGTACACGTTCCCGATCAGGGAAGGGGCCGTGTTCCACGACGGCAGCGAGCTCACCGCGGACGTCGTGAAGTTCTCATGGGATCGTGCCCTCACGATGAGCCTGCCCGAGGGCAACAGCAGTGTTCTCGCAGACATCGTCGCCGAGACATCCGTCGACGGGAACAACTTCGTGGTCACCCTGGCGGAGCGCAACGCCGCCTTCCTCAACTCGGTCGTCACGGCGGCGGTCGCCTCGATCGTCAGCCAGGAAGCGGTCGAAGCCAACGGTGGTGTCGCGGCCGGCACTCCGAATGAGTTCTTCTCAGGCAACGCCGTCGGCAGCGGCGCCTATCGCCTGACGGAGTGGAATCGCGGCGAGAACATCCAGCTCGAGGTGTTCGAGGACTACTGGGGCGAGCCGGCCAAGCTCGACGTCCGGATCGATCAGGTCCCCGACTCCGACGTGAGAGTGCTCGGCCTCCGAGCCGGCGACTACGACTCGATCGAGACGGACCCGACCTTCATCACCGACCTCGAAGGTGCAGAGGGCGTGACGATCTTCACCGGCGAGTGGCTGCTCGAGCCGGTTCACGTCGGATTGAACCTCGACATCCAGGAAGACCTGTTGCCGCCGGAGGACACGATCCCGGCCGACTTCTTCTGGGACCCGAGAGTGCGACAGGCATTCAACCTGGCGTTCGACTACCAGGCGTTCATCGAAGGCGGGTTGAGCGGCCTCGGCGGGACGATCCCGCACTACCTGCCGCAGGGGATGCTCGGCTACGACGACTCGTTGCCGCGTTACGAGACGGACCTGGCCCGCGCCGAGGAGCTCTTCCGAGAGACCGGGTGGTGGGACGAGGGATTCACGATGACGGTCCTCGTCGAGGAGGGCGGAATCTTCGAGACGGCGGGCCTCGTGCTCAAGGACTCGATGGCGGCCCTCAACGAGAACTTCGTCATCAACGTCCTGGCGGTCGTCGAGGTGCAATTCGACACTGCCCATGGAGAGGTCCCGTTCCCGTATGCGGCGTGGATCAAGAACGCCGACCCATTCGCGGATCCGGCGGCGCTGTTCGCGGCGTATGTCCATCCGGACGGCGAATGGGGAGAGGTTCACGTGTTCCGGAACGGCTACAGCGATCCCGACGCCATCGCGGCGCTGGTGGAGGAGGCGGCCGTCTCGACGGACACGGACAGGCGCGTCGAGATCTACCAAGAGCTCACCCAGACGCTCTATGACGACCCCATGTGGGTCATCCCCGGGAACGAGCGAGCGCTCATGGCGCACAGGAGCTGGGTCGAGAACTTCCAGATGAACCCACTGTGGCCGCGGCCGAGCCTGAAGTTCGCGCTCTTCGACAAGTGA
- a CDS encoding helix-turn-helix domain-containing protein gives MPPRKSLDHLDCSVANTVDVIGDRWSLLIVRDAFFGVRRFDDFQKDLGIARNILADRLQGLVDKDILTTKQYQDNPTRHEYVLTDKGRDLFDVLMALWRFGDRWEPATAARVAIHDDCGHETHMIAACAHCGAELTRRNIRVVPLLDVVAERARPA, from the coding sequence ATGCCTCCACGGAAGTCCCTCGACCACCTCGACTGCTCGGTCGCCAACACGGTCGACGTCATCGGCGATCGGTGGAGCCTCCTCATCGTGCGCGACGCCTTCTTCGGCGTGCGCCGCTTCGACGACTTCCAGAAGGATCTCGGCATTGCCCGCAACATCCTCGCCGACAGGCTGCAGGGGCTCGTCGACAAGGACATCCTCACGACGAAGCAGTACCAGGACAATCCGACCAGGCACGAGTACGTCCTCACCGACAAGGGTCGCGATCTGTTCGACGTCCTCATGGCGTTGTGGCGCTTCGGAGATCGTTGGGAGCCTGCGACCGCGGCGCGCGTCGCCATCCACGACGACTGCGGGCACGAGACGCACATGATCGCCGCGTGTGCTCACTGCGGGGCCGAGTTGACGCGTCGGAACATCCGGGTCGTGCCGCTCCTCGACGTCGTCGCAGAGCGAGCCCGGCCCGCCTGA